In Paenibacillus sp. FSL M7-0420, a single genomic region encodes these proteins:
- a CDS encoding cyclic lactone autoinducer peptide, producing the protein MRKTIARQLSSALAGSARFFVSIMKPAIHSPEAPKELRK; encoded by the coding sequence TTGAGAAAAACTATCGCAAGACAGCTTTCATCCGCTCTTGCCGGATCAGCTCGTTTTTTTGTTTCAATCATGAAACCAGCGATTCACAGCCCGGAAGCACCAAAAGAATTACGCAAGTAA
- a CDS encoding LytTR family DNA-binding domain-containing protein — MRVLQNDGSSRSIKDEEILYFSNYKNTIFVHTKEGEFVLPTTLSDLYAAYGEMGFERLDRSNVVNIGNIDGYDQERKIVLFNQGEQFATVSESKEPRIRRFLASHKNEPQS, encoded by the coding sequence ATGCGTGTCTTACAAAACGACGGCTCATCCCGCAGTATCAAGGATGAGGAGATATTGTATTTCTCTAATTACAAGAATACAATATTCGTCCATACGAAAGAAGGCGAATTTGTTCTCCCTACCACCCTTTCCGATTTGTATGCAGCTTACGGAGAAATGGGCTTTGAACGTCTTGACCGCAGTAATGTAGTCAACATTGGCAATATTGACGGTTATGATCAGGAACGGAAGATTGTTCTGTTCAATCAAGGGGAACAATTTGCAACGGTATCTGAATCCAAGGAACCACGTATCCGCAGATTTCTGGCTTCGCATAAGAACGAACCACAGTCATAG
- a CDS encoding sporulation histidine kinase inhibitor Sda: MDTYFHPSPRPSSLELLSDEQLMNIYELALEAKASPDFIQIIRNVLTTRNLSGTQHH, translated from the coding sequence ATGGATACTTACTTTCATCCTTCTCCGCGCCCCTCATCACTTGAGCTATTGTCTGACGAACAATTAATGAACATCTACGAATTGGCGCTGGAAGCCAAGGCTTCACCGGATTTTATCCAGATTATCAGGAATGTACTCACCACGCGGAATCTTTCAGGTACCCAACATCATTAG
- a CDS encoding helix-turn-helix domain-containing protein has protein sequence MNDFDNYPDELGNFIRHFRKARGLTLRGLEEKSGISYSQLSKIERGESIPLKDNLDKIIEALGGDLKNRMYHLADYMPDIEYIKTLKQGYKLPKHNQSQDYIYETAFNKLKEFRAKEDKETSYVSFDSDEVIVYETEYGAGMVIEKIEKYNLTDVLNDIFEGSLDSLRRQPRQGRQAYLFGEWLREGIFELKEEEQDQVIQALKEFTQFKVQQIKGVYK, from the coding sequence ATGAACGATTTCGATAATTACCCCGATGAGCTGGGGAATTTCATCCGGCACTTCAGGAAGGCCCGCGGGTTAACGCTCAGGGGGCTGGAAGAGAAGAGCGGCATCAGTTATTCACAGCTCAGCAAGATTGAACGGGGAGAGAGTATCCCGCTTAAGGATAACCTGGATAAGATCATTGAAGCACTCGGAGGGGATCTCAAGAACCGGATGTATCATTTGGCCGACTATATGCCTGATATTGAGTACATCAAGACGCTGAAGCAGGGCTACAAGCTGCCTAAGCATAATCAGTCCCAGGACTACATTTACGAGACGGCGTTCAACAAGCTGAAGGAATTCCGGGCGAAGGAAGACAAAGAAACGTCATATGTTTCCTTTGATTCTGACGAGGTCATCGTTTATGAGACGGAATATGGGGCAGGAATGGTTATAGAGAAGATCGAGAAGTACAACCTGACCGATGTTCTGAACGATATATTCGAGGGAAGTCTGGACAGTCTCCGCAGGCAGCCGCGCCAAGGGCGTCAGGCATACTTATTCGGAGAATGGCTGCGTGAAGGCATCTTTGAGCTGAAGGAAGAGGAACAGGACCAGGTGATTCAGGCCTTGAAGGAATTCACCCAGTTCAAAGTACAACAGATCAAGGGCGTGTACAAGTAA
- the spo0A gene encoding sporulation transcription factor Spo0A: MQNIEVLLADDNREFTNLLAEYITEQEDMTVTGIAYNGEEVLQMLSGARKVPDVLILDIIMPHLDGLGVLERLRDMDLNPQPKIIMLTAFGQENITQRAVQLGASYYILKPFDMEVLANRVRQLVGTQGSMSTSGSMSGYSSSRSSSNVVPLSKGKNLDANITSIIHEIGVPAHIKGYQYLREAITMVYNNIEILGAITKTLYPAIAEKFKTTPSRVERAIRHAIEVAWTRGNIDSISHLFGYTINISKSKPTNSEFIAMVADKLRIEHKVG; the protein is encoded by the coding sequence GTGCAGAATATTGAAGTGTTGTTGGCCGATGATAACAGGGAGTTCACGAATTTGCTCGCCGAGTACATTACTGAACAAGAAGATATGACCGTGACAGGCATTGCCTATAATGGGGAAGAGGTACTACAGATGCTCAGCGGAGCACGCAAGGTCCCCGATGTCCTTATCCTTGATATCATTATGCCGCATCTGGACGGCCTCGGCGTGCTGGAACGCCTGCGTGATATGGATCTGAACCCGCAGCCCAAGATCATTATGCTGACCGCTTTTGGCCAGGAGAATATTACGCAGAGAGCCGTTCAGCTTGGCGCCTCTTATTATATTCTGAAACCGTTTGACATGGAGGTTCTGGCGAACCGTGTGCGCCAGCTGGTCGGCACGCAGGGCAGTATGAGCACTTCCGGAAGCATGTCCGGCTATTCTTCTTCCAGATCTTCCAGTAATGTGGTTCCGCTGTCCAAGGGCAAGAACCTGGATGCGAATATTACCTCAATTATTCATGAAATCGGCGTCCCTGCGCATATCAAAGGCTATCAGTACCTGCGTGAAGCCATCACCATGGTCTATAACAACATTGAGATCCTTGGTGCCATCACCAAGACGCTGTATCCGGCTATAGCCGAGAAGTTCAAGACCACGCCTTCCCGCGTAGAACGCGCCATCCGCCATGCGATTGAAGTCGCCTGGACCCGTGGCAATATCGACAGCATCTCCCACCTGTTCGGCTATACCATTAATATCTCCAAATCCAAGCCAACTAACTCAGAATTTATTGCCATGGTAGCCGACAAGCTGCGGATTGAGCATAAGGTGGGTTGA
- the spoIVB gene encoding SpoIVB peptidase, with protein sequence MKPNLRKLMPGLLFAFFLSLSGITGPSQIHAAPLEHRPLRAVQGTENELKVIPGGQTIGVKVKSAGVLVVGHHLIEVSEQSKISPGENSGILPGDLMISINGVKLDEVSKVARLVEQAGRSNDSLSIVYKRGGKEHTAQLKPAYDRTDKVWRLGLYIRDSAAGVGTLTFYAPKQGVYGALGHVITDMNTGTPIVVGSGHIVQSSVTSISKSQDGDPGEKRAHFLKESQVLGNVESNTDFGIFGKMTRNPEHSLYQEPIPVAMSTEVKEGPAQILTVVDGQQVERFNVEIIHVARQQTPATKGMVLRITDPRLLDKTGGIVQGMSGSPIVQNGRLIGAVTHVFVNDPKSGYGCFIEWMLRDSGVVQQDQEPQYNLKAV encoded by the coding sequence TTGAAGCCTAACCTCAGGAAGTTAATGCCCGGCCTTTTATTTGCCTTCTTTCTCAGTTTATCAGGCATAACGGGACCCTCACAGATCCACGCAGCACCGCTTGAACATCGGCCGCTTAGGGCGGTACAGGGAACCGAGAATGAACTTAAGGTCATCCCCGGAGGTCAGACGATTGGCGTGAAGGTGAAGTCGGCAGGCGTGCTGGTTGTAGGTCATCATCTGATTGAAGTGTCGGAGCAGTCCAAGATTTCACCAGGCGAGAACAGCGGCATCCTGCCCGGCGATCTGATGATCTCCATCAACGGGGTGAAGCTGGACGAGGTATCGAAGGTAGCAAGGCTGGTCGAGCAAGCCGGCCGGAGTAATGATTCCTTAAGCATCGTTTACAAACGCGGCGGTAAAGAGCACACAGCTCAGCTAAAGCCCGCGTATGACCGCACAGACAAGGTGTGGCGGCTCGGGCTCTACATCCGTGATTCTGCAGCAGGTGTAGGGACCCTCACTTTCTACGCCCCGAAGCAGGGTGTGTACGGGGCTCTTGGGCATGTCATCACCGACATGAACACAGGTACGCCGATTGTGGTTGGCAGCGGCCATATCGTGCAGTCCAGCGTGACTTCAATCTCCAAGAGCCAGGATGGCGATCCTGGGGAGAAACGGGCCCATTTTCTGAAGGAAAGCCAGGTTCTCGGGAATGTGGAGAGCAACACGGATTTCGGAATATTCGGTAAAATGACCCGTAATCCTGAGCACAGCCTATATCAGGAGCCGATTCCGGTGGCCATGAGCACTGAAGTGAAGGAAGGACCGGCGCAAATTCTTACCGTTGTCGATGGTCAACAGGTCGAACGCTTCAACGTAGAGATCATCCATGTGGCCCGTCAGCAGACCCCTGCTACTAAGGGGATGGTGCTGCGCATCACCGATCCGCGTCTGCTCGATAAGACCGGAGGGATTGTCCAGGGAATGAGCGGCAGCCCGATTGTCCAGAACGGCCGTCTAATCGGTGCAGTGACCCATGTGTTCGTCAATGATCCCAAGTCAGGGTATGGCTGCTTCATTGAGTGGATGCTTAGGGACTCCGGTGTGGTTCAACAGGATCAGGAGCCTCAATACAATCTTAAGGCGGTTTAG
- the recN gene encoding DNA repair protein RecN, giving the protein MLETLSIRNLAVVEAVDVHFYPGFHVLTGETGAGKSIIIDALALIAGGRGSADSIRYGCEKAEMEALFSLPGSHPVWDTLERLGISAQREEHLVIRREITSQGKSTSRVNGQMVNLSMLREIGEQLVNIHGQHEHQNLLKAERHLGLLDTYGEAVIGPLKADYQEKYTAFAKVEKELRELQESSQKAYQMLDLYRFQLEEISAAGLKPGEDELLAEERVKLSHSEKMMDSVSGAYELLYDRQGLESIGNVISRLEDAVRYDEKGLRAVFEQLQSAYYQLEDAAFQLRDYREEIEFNPARLEDIENRLDLITGLQRKYGDSVEQILEYYQQIERETDLLENKDEYIEKLTAKRDGLLHILMESAEALSGARRQCATELASQVEGELKDLQMERTSLQVKMETLEDPRGMEYQGRRYRLTRQGIDSAEFMISPNPGEPLRPLGKIASGGELSRIMLAMKSIFARHDAIPVLIFDEVDTGVSGRAAQSIADKLYKLSSTCQVFSITHLPQVACMADHQYLIAKKVEDGRTMTEVDSLSAEGRVMELARMLGGVEITEKTLHHAQEMLGLAEASKAAAS; this is encoded by the coding sequence GTGTTAGAGACATTGTCTATACGCAATCTGGCCGTGGTTGAGGCGGTGGATGTGCATTTTTATCCGGGGTTCCATGTCCTTACAGGGGAGACCGGTGCCGGGAAATCAATTATTATCGATGCACTCGCACTCATTGCCGGGGGACGCGGTTCCGCTGACTCCATCCGGTACGGGTGCGAGAAGGCCGAAATGGAAGCGCTTTTCAGCTTGCCGGGAAGCCATCCGGTCTGGGATACGCTGGAGCGGCTGGGCATCAGTGCGCAGCGTGAGGAGCATCTGGTGATCCGCCGGGAGATTACCTCCCAGGGCAAAAGCACCTCGCGCGTGAACGGCCAAATGGTTAATCTGAGCATGCTGCGCGAAATCGGGGAGCAGCTGGTCAATATTCATGGACAGCATGAGCATCAGAACCTGCTGAAGGCTGAACGTCACCTGGGGCTGCTGGATACCTATGGGGAAGCGGTGATCGGACCGCTCAAAGCGGATTATCAGGAGAAATATACAGCCTTCGCCAAAGTGGAAAAAGAACTCAGGGAACTTCAGGAATCCAGCCAAAAGGCGTATCAGATGCTGGATTTGTACCGTTTTCAGCTGGAGGAAATTTCTGCTGCGGGACTAAAACCGGGAGAAGATGAATTACTTGCCGAAGAACGGGTAAAACTATCCCACAGTGAGAAAATGATGGATTCAGTATCCGGCGCATACGAGCTGCTGTATGACAGGCAAGGACTGGAGTCCATTGGCAATGTAATCTCCAGGCTGGAAGATGCGGTGCGGTATGACGAGAAGGGTCTGCGGGCCGTCTTCGAGCAATTGCAGTCGGCTTATTACCAGCTGGAGGATGCGGCGTTTCAGCTGCGCGACTACCGTGAAGAGATCGAGTTCAATCCGGCACGGCTGGAGGATATTGAGAACCGGCTGGATCTGATCACCGGACTGCAGCGCAAATACGGGGATAGCGTGGAGCAGATTCTGGAGTATTATCAGCAGATTGAGCGGGAGACGGATCTGCTGGAGAATAAGGACGAATATATTGAGAAATTAACGGCCAAACGCGATGGCCTGCTTCATATCTTAATGGAGTCAGCCGAAGCGCTGAGCGGAGCGCGGCGGCAGTGTGCGACGGAGCTTGCTTCACAGGTCGAAGGGGAGCTGAAGGACCTGCAGATGGAGCGGACCTCCCTTCAGGTGAAGATGGAGACGCTCGAAGATCCGCGCGGCATGGAGTATCAGGGACGGCGGTACCGTCTGACCCGGCAGGGGATCGACAGTGCTGAATTCATGATCTCCCCGAATCCCGGCGAGCCGCTGCGTCCGCTGGGCAAGATTGCCTCCGGCGGAGAGCTGTCGCGGATCATGCTGGCGATGAAGAGTATTTTTGCGCGGCATGATGCGATTCCTGTCCTTATCTTCGATGAGGTGGATACCGGGGTCAGCGGACGGGCGGCCCAGTCCATCGCGGACAAGCTGTATAAGCTGTCCTCCACCTGCCAGGTGTTCTCCATTACCCACCTGCCGCAGGTGGCCTGTATGGCGGATCATCAATACCTGATTGCCAAAAAAGTCGAAGACGGACGCACGATGACTGAGGTGGACTCCCTCTCGGCCGAAGGCCGCGTAATGGAGCTGGCCCGGATGCTGGGCGGTGTGGAAATTACCGAAAAAACATTGCATCACGCGCAGGAGATGCTGGGTCTGGCCGAGGCCAGCAAGGCAGCTGCAAGCTAA
- the ahrC gene encoding transcriptional regulator AhrC/ArgR, which translates to MKGHRHIKIREIISQKEIETQDDLVEALRESGFQVTQATVSRDIKELLLIKVPMDDGRYKYSLPTDQRYNPTQKLKRVLVDNFVQIDYSANLVVMKCLPGTANSVAALIDNIDWPQIMGTISGDDTILIICRQPEDSKDVISQIMGYIS; encoded by the coding sequence ATGAAGGGACACAGGCATATCAAGATTAGAGAAATTATCTCGCAAAAGGAAATCGAAACCCAGGATGATCTCGTAGAGGCACTGCGTGAATCGGGTTTTCAAGTAACACAGGCTACCGTATCCCGCGATATCAAAGAACTGCTGCTGATCAAGGTTCCGATGGATGACGGGCGTTACAAGTATTCCCTGCCCACCGACCAGCGTTATAACCCGACCCAGAAGCTGAAGCGGGTGCTGGTGGACAATTTTGTGCAAATCGACTATTCCGCGAATCTTGTGGTGATGAAATGTCTGCCGGGAACGGCCAATTCCGTGGCTGCGCTGATCGATAATATCGACTGGCCGCAAATTATGGGTACGATCTCAGGAGACGACACCATTCTGATAATCTGCCGCCAGCCGGAGGACAGCAAGGACGTTATTTCACAAATTATGGGTTATATATCGTAG
- a CDS encoding TlyA family RNA methyltransferase, translated as MEHPKERIDVLLVEQGFYDSREKAKAAIMAGLVLANEERIEKPGMKVLRSSALRVKGALHPYVSRGGLKLEKALRQFGIELTGRNMLDIGSSTGGFTDCALQNGAAHVYAIDVGHNQLDWSLRNDDRVTVMEQTNFRYMTPPDLKGPVPDFASIDVSFISLKIILPPLMALVSRPADIAALIKPQFEAGREKVGKSGVVREPAVHREVLVNVLSMAAELGYTLAGLTYSPITGGEGNIEFLAHWKLLPAEAAGLPSAAEAQPNNFAALADSVIKEANATFSAAGHGNSSKR; from the coding sequence ATGGAACACCCTAAGGAACGAATTGATGTGCTGTTGGTGGAGCAAGGCTTCTACGACAGCCGGGAGAAGGCCAAGGCTGCCATTATGGCGGGGCTTGTGCTTGCGAACGAAGAACGGATTGAAAAGCCGGGGATGAAGGTGCTCCGCAGCTCTGCCCTCAGAGTCAAGGGAGCACTGCACCCCTATGTCAGCCGCGGCGGCTTGAAGCTGGAGAAGGCCTTGCGGCAGTTCGGCATCGAGCTGACCGGCCGCAACATGCTGGATATCGGCTCCTCTACAGGAGGCTTCACCGATTGTGCACTTCAGAACGGCGCGGCCCATGTGTACGCTATCGATGTGGGACATAACCAGCTCGACTGGAGCCTACGTAATGATGACCGGGTAACCGTAATGGAGCAGACCAACTTCCGTTACATGACCCCGCCTGATTTGAAAGGACCGGTACCAGACTTTGCGAGTATTGATGTCTCCTTCATTTCACTGAAAATCATCCTGCCGCCGCTTATGGCGCTGGTTAGCCGTCCTGCTGATATCGCTGCGCTGATTAAGCCGCAGTTCGAGGCTGGACGCGAGAAGGTGGGCAAGTCTGGAGTCGTCCGCGAACCTGCTGTCCACCGGGAGGTGCTGGTGAACGTACTGTCCATGGCAGCCGAGCTGGGCTACACGCTTGCAGGACTGACGTATTCCCCCATTACCGGCGGGGAAGGTAATATTGAATTTCTGGCACACTGGAAGCTGCTGCCTGCAGAAGCTGCGGGGCTGCCTTCAGCGGCTGAAGCACAGCCGAATAATTTCGCCGCGCTTGCCGACTCGGTCATTAAGGAAGCGAATGCAACCTTCAGCGCTGCGGGCCATGGAAACTCATCGAAGCGATGA
- the dxs gene encoding 1-deoxy-D-xylulose-5-phosphate synthase, translated as MLLPQINDPQQLKSYSVGELAALAEEIRQFLIEKLSVTGGHLGSNLGVVELTLALHYCYDSPRDKMIYDVGHQAYVHKILTGRQDRFDTLRKQGGLCGFVKRSESEHDVWEAGHSSTSLSAAMGMAMARDLKGEDNKVIAVIGDGALTGGMAFEALNHIGHERRKLMVILNDNEMSIAPNVGAMHNYLSKIRSDRHYLRAKDEVEGLLKKIPAIGGRLAKTAQNVKDGLKNMLVPGVLFEELGFTYLGPVDGHDLEKMIDTFHQADNVSGPVLVHVLTTKGKGYKPAETDFYKSHAISPYKIESSQSLKAVEAVSLPMYTEVFGETLIELGRQDQRLIAVTPAMPGGSGLFPFAKEFPDRMIDVGIAEQHAATLCAALAMEGMKPVYAVYSTFMQRAYDQIVHDICRHNANVMFAIDRAGFVGADGETHQGVYDIAFMRHIPNMVLMMPKDENELRHMMKTALDYNEGPIAYRYPRINGTGVALDAELHSLPIGTWERLRPGEDYAVLACGPMVQVAEEAAEVLKREGIQVGVVNARFLKPLDNTMLLDLAHAGTGMVVLEEASQAGSLGSAVLEFFAEHEIYDAHVHLMGVPDIFVEHGSIKEQRQETGLTVEAVCARIKSMKGLSTYTYKSTSTS; from the coding sequence GTGCTGCTTCCACAAATAAACGATCCTCAGCAACTCAAGTCTTACTCAGTCGGAGAATTGGCTGCACTTGCGGAGGAAATTCGTCAGTTTCTGATCGAGAAGCTGTCTGTAACAGGGGGGCATCTCGGATCTAACCTCGGGGTAGTGGAGCTCACGCTGGCCCTGCATTACTGTTATGACAGTCCCCGGGATAAGATGATATATGATGTCGGTCATCAGGCCTATGTGCACAAGATACTGACAGGCCGCCAAGATCGGTTTGATACACTTCGCAAGCAGGGCGGACTATGCGGCTTCGTGAAGCGTTCGGAGAGCGAGCATGATGTCTGGGAAGCCGGACACAGCAGCACCTCTCTCTCAGCGGCAATGGGCATGGCGATGGCCCGTGACCTCAAGGGGGAAGACAATAAGGTAATCGCGGTGATCGGAGACGGCGCCCTTACCGGCGGTATGGCCTTCGAAGCGCTGAACCATATCGGCCATGAGCGCCGCAAGCTCATGGTGATTCTGAATGATAATGAGATGTCGATCGCGCCGAATGTAGGAGCCATGCATAACTATTTAAGCAAGATCCGTTCGGACCGCCATTACCTGCGGGCTAAGGATGAGGTCGAAGGTCTGTTGAAGAAAATTCCGGCCATCGGCGGCCGTCTGGCGAAGACTGCGCAGAATGTGAAGGATGGTCTGAAGAACATGCTGGTACCCGGTGTTCTGTTTGAAGAACTCGGATTTACCTATCTGGGACCCGTGGACGGTCATGATCTGGAGAAGATGATCGACACCTTCCATCAGGCAGATAATGTATCAGGGCCTGTGCTGGTTCATGTGCTGACGACGAAGGGCAAGGGCTACAAACCGGCTGAAACTGACTTCTATAAATCACATGCAATCTCACCCTACAAAATTGAATCAAGCCAGTCCCTTAAGGCCGTGGAGGCAGTCAGCCTCCCGATGTATACCGAAGTTTTCGGGGAAACGCTGATTGAGCTCGGACGGCAGGATCAAAGACTGATTGCCGTCACACCGGCGATGCCGGGCGGCTCGGGGCTCTTCCCGTTCGCCAAGGAATTCCCGGACCGGATGATTGACGTCGGGATTGCTGAGCAGCATGCGGCCACCCTGTGTGCGGCGCTGGCGATGGAAGGAATGAAGCCGGTGTATGCAGTTTATTCCACCTTCATGCAGCGTGCTTATGATCAGATTGTCCATGATATTTGCCGCCACAATGCCAATGTTATGTTCGCCATCGACCGTGCGGGCTTTGTCGGCGCGGACGGGGAGACCCATCAGGGCGTGTACGATATCGCTTTTATGCGTCATATCCCGAACATGGTGCTTATGATGCCGAAGGATGAGAATGAGCTGCGCCACATGATGAAGACGGCGCTGGACTATAATGAAGGACCGATTGCTTACCGTTATCCGCGGATTAACGGCACCGGTGTGGCTCTGGATGCAGAGCTGCACAGTCTGCCTATCGGCACCTGGGAACGTCTGCGTCCTGGTGAGGATTATGCCGTGCTTGCCTGCGGCCCGATGGTTCAGGTTGCTGAAGAGGCGGCTGAAGTGCTGAAGCGTGAAGGGATTCAGGTCGGTGTGGTGAATGCGCGCTTCCTGAAGCCGCTGGATAACACCATGCTGCTTGATCTGGCACATGCCGGAACAGGGATGGTGGTGCTGGAAGAAGCGAGCCAGGCCGGCAGCCTTGGCAGTGCGGTGCTGGAGTTCTTTGCAGAGCATGAAATATATGATGCGCATGTCCACCTGATGGGAGTGCCGGATATTTTCGTCGAGCATGGGTCGATTAAGGAGCAACGCCAGGAAACCGGCCTTACCGTTGAAGCCGTGTGCGCACGCATTAAGTCCATGAAGGGGCTTAGCACTTATACCTATAAGTCAACTTCCACCTCGTAA
- a CDS encoding polyprenyl synthetase family protein, whose protein sequence is MSHSELEPSGGSAAAQGREPLEQYIADVSRWVAAALSRTVPEQWDVPQVLRESMEYSLQAGGKRLRPLLVTAACEALGGSREAALPVAAAIEMVHTYSLIHDDLPAMDNDDYRRGKLTNHKVFGEAMAILAGDSLLTHAFYSVVQASRKHGVPAERVLSIVEDLAEMAGPRGMVGGQVADMEGEQGMTDLQQLQYIHLHKTGDLVIFSLLAGGRIAGADEGQLEALRRFGTQIGLAFQIQDDILDLIGDESKLGKKTGSDIKQQKVTYPYFIGLEASRAEVKELTAAAQDAILEGGFNDPSRLLEIAEYLMSRDH, encoded by the coding sequence ATGAGTCATTCTGAGCTTGAGCCATCGGGGGGTTCGGCAGCGGCGCAGGGCCGCGAACCGCTGGAGCAGTATATAGCAGATGTCAGCCGCTGGGTTGCCGCAGCTCTGAGCAGGACCGTACCGGAGCAGTGGGACGTTCCCCAGGTGCTCAGGGAGTCGATGGAATACTCGCTGCAGGCCGGAGGCAAACGCCTGCGGCCGCTGCTGGTCACCGCCGCCTGCGAAGCGCTGGGCGGCAGCCGTGAAGCCGCGCTGCCAGTGGCAGCCGCGATTGAAATGGTCCATACCTATTCCCTGATCCATGACGATCTGCCGGCGATGGATAATGATGACTACCGGCGCGGCAAGCTGACGAATCATAAGGTCTTCGGGGAAGCCATGGCCATTCTGGCCGGGGATTCGCTGCTGACTCATGCGTTCTACAGTGTGGTACAAGCCTCCCGTAAGCATGGGGTTCCGGCAGAGCGTGTGCTGTCCATCGTGGAGGATCTGGCCGAGATGGCCGGTCCGCGCGGGATGGTCGGAGGCCAAGTGGCCGATATGGAAGGTGAACAGGGAATGACCGACCTGCAGCAGCTTCAGTACATTCATCTGCACAAGACTGGCGATCTGGTGATCTTCTCCTTGCTTGCTGGCGGCAGAATCGCCGGTGCGGATGAGGGACAGCTGGAAGCTCTGCGCCGGTTCGGCACACAGATTGGCCTGGCCTTCCAGATTCAGGATGATATTCTGGACCTCATCGGCGATGAGAGCAAGCTGGGCAAAAAAACCGGCAGTGATATCAAGCAGCAAAAAGTAACCTATCCGTATTTCATCGGCCTGGAGGCTTCGCGCGCAGAGGTCAAGGAATTGACCGCAGCAGCGCAAGATGCGATTCTGGAAGGCGGGTTCAACGACCCGTCCCGGCTGCTGGAAATTGCCGAATATTTGATGTCACGCGACCACTAA
- the xseB gene encoding exodeoxyribonuclease VII small subunit: MAKEAELDFEGAMERLEGIVRELEHGDVPLEKAIDLFQQGMKLSQLCGSKLEQVERKIEMITVEDGELRKKPFGSRLEGDSDESF; the protein is encoded by the coding sequence ATGGCGAAGGAAGCTGAACTGGATTTTGAGGGAGCTATGGAGCGCCTGGAGGGTATCGTGCGTGAGCTTGAACACGGTGACGTTCCCCTGGAGAAGGCGATTGATTTATTCCAGCAGGGAATGAAGCTCTCGCAGCTATGCGGCAGCAAGCTGGAGCAGGTGGAGCGCAAGATTGAGATGATCACCGTGGAGGATGGCGAACTGCGCAAGAAGCCGTTCGGCAGCCGGCTGGAAGGCGATAGCGATGAGTCATTCTGA